One Canis lupus familiaris isolate Mischka breed German Shepherd chromosome 20, alternate assembly UU_Cfam_GSD_1.0, whole genome shotgun sequence genomic region harbors:
- the ACSBG2 gene encoding long-chain-fatty-acid--CoA ligase ACSBG2 isoform X8: MASSSTMKNGLSRSQKAKSPMTREENVTDSQINMNKNKVTPRLWTIHRDGEVLLRLSKHGPGHETPLTIPEFFRESVSRFGMYPALATKNSEHWEVLNFNQYYEACRKAARALIKLGLQRFHGVGILGFNSVEWLIASLGAILAGGLCVGIYATNSADACQYVITNAKVNVLLVENDLQLQKILSIPQSRMETLKAIIQYKLPVKESNNNLYSWNDFMELGNSIPDSQLDQIIESQRANQCAVIIYTSGTLGNPKGVMLSHDNITWTAGAVAKNCSLSNAAEKQEVVVSYLPLSHVAAQMMDVWIPMKIGAFIYFAQPDALTGTLINTLLEVKPTAFLGVPRIWEKMQEKIKESGAKCSSLRKKVFSWGRIIGLKVNTKRMFGVHDTTMSYRVAKALVFSKVRNALGLDQCQIPISGAAPLNPETSEFFLSLDIPIGEMYGMSESTGPHTTSSRNNYKIHSCGKIMSGCKNMLYQQSKDGTGEICIWGRHVFMGYLEMEDATMEAIDEEGWLHTGDLGRVDSHGFLYITGRIKEILITAGGENVAPVPIENMVKEKIPIISNAILVGDKAKFLSILLTLKCEVDRRNGEPLDKLSLEAIQFCRKLGSHVSTVSEILELQDPLVYKAIQQGIDAVNQEAISNAQRIQKWVILEKDFSVHNGELGPTTKIRRHFVTQKYRKQIESFYR; this comes from the exons TACAATGAAGAATGGTCTCTCCAGATCTCAAAAGGCTAAAAGCCCAATGACTCGTGAAGAGAATGTTACGGATTCTcaaataaacatgaataaaaacaaag TGACACCTAGGCTGTGGACCATTCATCGAGATGGAGAagtccttctgaggctatcaaaACATGGGCCAGGCCATGAGACCCCATTAACCATCCCTGAATTTTTTCGGGAGTCAGTCAGCCGATTTGGGATGTATCCAGCCCTTGCAACAAAGAACAGTGAGCATTGGGAAGTTCTGAATTTTAACCAGTACTACGAAGCTTGTCGGAAGGCAGCAAGAGCCTTGATCAAG CTGGGCCTGCAGCGTTTCCACGGAGTTGGCATCCTGGGGTTTAACTCCGTTGAGTGGTTAATTGCTTCTCTTGGTGCCATCCTAGCAGG gGGTCTCTGTGTTGGTATTTATGCCACCAACTCTGCGGACGCTTGTCAATACGTCATTACTAATGCCAAGGTGAACGTCCTGCTGGTTGAGAATGACCTACAGCTACAGAAAATCCTTTCG ATTCCGCAAAGCAGGATGGAGACCCTAAAAGCGATCATCCAGTACAAGCTGCCAGTGAAGGAGAGCAATAATAACCTGTACTCC TGGAATGATTTCATGGAACTTGGCAATAGCATCCCCGATTCCCAGCTGGACCAGATCATAGAGAGCCAGAGGGCCAATCAGTGCGCTGTGATCATCTATACTTCTGGGACCTTAGGCAATCCCAAGGGAGTGATGCTTAGCCATGACAAC ATCACCTGGACGGCCGGGGCAGTGGCCAAGAACTGCAGCCTGTCTAATGCCGCAGAAAAGCAGGAGGTGGTGGTCAGCTACCTTCCTCTCAGCCACGTTGCAGCTCAGATGATGGATGTCTGGATACCTATGAAGATCGGGGCTTTCATCTACTTTGCTCAGCCAGATGCTCTCACG GGCACCCTGATCAACACTCTGCTGGAAGTAAAGCCTACAGCCTTCCTGGGGGTGCCCCGAATTTGGGAGAAGATGCAGGAGAAGATAAAAGAAAGTGGTGCCAAATGCTCAAGCTTGAGGAAGAAGGTGTTTTCATGGGGAAGAATTATTGGCTTAAAGGTCAATACAAAAAGGATGTTTGG GGTCCACGACACTACCATGAGCTACCGCGTGGCAAAGGCCCTCGTGTTCAGCAAAGTCAGGAACGCCCTTGGCCTTGATCAATGCCAAATTCCTATCAGTGGGGCTGCACCCCTCAACCCAGAGACCTCTGAGTTCTTCCTAAGCCTGGACATACCTATAGGCGAGATGTACGGGATGAGCGAAAGCACAGGACCCCACACCACATCCAGCCGCAATAACTACAAGATTCACAG CTGTGGCAAAATCATGTCTGGGTGTAAGAACATGCTGTACCAGCAGAGCAAGGATGGCACAGGGGAGATCTGCATCTGGGGTCGGCACGTCTTCATGGGCTATCTGGAGATGGAAGATGCGACCATGGAGGCCATTGATGAGGAAGGCTGGCTACACACCGGGGACCTGGGCCGTGTAGACAGTCATGGTTTCCTCTACATCACCGGCCGCATCAAAG AAATCCTCATCACGGCTGGCGGTGAGAACGTGGCCCCTGTTCCCATTGAGAACATGGTTAAAGAGAAGATCCCCATAATCAGTAATGCCATCTTAGTGGGAGATAAGGCAAAGTTTCTGAGCATCCTGCTGACGCTGAAG TGTGAGGTCGATAGGAGGAATGGAGAGCCACTGGACAAGCTAAGCTTGGAGGCCATTCAGTTCTGCCGGAAACTGGGGAGCCATGTGTCCACCGTCTCTGAGATTTTGGAGCTGCAGGACCCCCTGGTCTACAAGGCCATCCAGCAAGGCATAGATGCTGTGAATCAGGAAGCCATTTCCAATGCACAGAGGATCCAGAAGTGGGTCATCCTGGAGAAGGACTTTTCTGTCCACAATGGAGAGCTGG GTCCAACGACCAAGATTAGGAGACATTTTGTAACCcagaaatacagaaagcaaatTGAAAGCTTTTACCGCTGA
- the ACSBG2 gene encoding long-chain-fatty-acid--CoA ligase ACSBG2 isoform X5: MASSSTMKNGLSRSQKAKSPMTREENVTDSQINMNKNKVTPRLWTIHRDGEVLLRLSKHGPGHETPLTIPEFFRESVSRFGMYPALATKNSEHWEVLNFNQYYEACRKAARALIKLGLQRFHGVGILGFNSVEWLIASLGAILAGGLCVGIYATNSADACQYVITNAKVNVLLVENDLQLQKILSAHSERERGRDIGRGRSRLHAPGAQRGIQSQIPQSRMETLKAIIQYKLPVKESNNNLYSWNDFMELGNSIPDSQLDQIIESQRANQCAVIIYTSGTLGNPKGVMLSHDNITWTAGAVAKNCSLSNAAEKQEVVVSYLPLSHVAAQMMDVWIPMKIGAFIYFAQPDALTQGTLINTLLEVKPTAFLGVPRIWEKMQEKIKESGAKCSSLRKKVFSWGRIIGLKVNTKRMFGVHDTTMSYRVAKALVFSKVRNALGLDQCQIPISGAAPLNPETSEFFLSLDIPIGEMYGMSESTGPHTTSSRNNYKIHSSCGKIMSGCKNMLYQQSKDGTGEICIWGRHVFMGYLEMEDATMEAIDEEGWLHTGDLGRVDSHEILITAGGENVAPVPIENMVKEKIPIISNAILVGDKAKFLSILLTLKCEVDRRNGEPLDKLSLEAIQFCRKLGSHVSTVSEILELQDPLVYKAIQQGIDAVNQEAISNAQRIQKWVILEKDFSVHNGELGPTTKIRRHFVTQKYRKQIESFYR; the protein is encoded by the exons TACAATGAAGAATGGTCTCTCCAGATCTCAAAAGGCTAAAAGCCCAATGACTCGTGAAGAGAATGTTACGGATTCTcaaataaacatgaataaaaacaaag TGACACCTAGGCTGTGGACCATTCATCGAGATGGAGAagtccttctgaggctatcaaaACATGGGCCAGGCCATGAGACCCCATTAACCATCCCTGAATTTTTTCGGGAGTCAGTCAGCCGATTTGGGATGTATCCAGCCCTTGCAACAAAGAACAGTGAGCATTGGGAAGTTCTGAATTTTAACCAGTACTACGAAGCTTGTCGGAAGGCAGCAAGAGCCTTGATCAAG CTGGGCCTGCAGCGTTTCCACGGAGTTGGCATCCTGGGGTTTAACTCCGTTGAGTGGTTAATTGCTTCTCTTGGTGCCATCCTAGCAGG gGGTCTCTGTGTTGGTATTTATGCCACCAACTCTGCGGACGCTTGTCAATACGTCATTACTAATGCCAAGGTGAACGTCCTGCTGGTTGAGAATGACCTACAGCTACAGAAAATCCTTTCG gcacacagtgagagagagagaggcagagacataggcagagggagaagcaggctccatgcaccgggagcccaacgtgggattcaatcccag ATTCCGCAAAGCAGGATGGAGACCCTAAAAGCGATCATCCAGTACAAGCTGCCAGTGAAGGAGAGCAATAATAACCTGTACTCC TGGAATGATTTCATGGAACTTGGCAATAGCATCCCCGATTCCCAGCTGGACCAGATCATAGAGAGCCAGAGGGCCAATCAGTGCGCTGTGATCATCTATACTTCTGGGACCTTAGGCAATCCCAAGGGAGTGATGCTTAGCCATGACAAC ATCACCTGGACGGCCGGGGCAGTGGCCAAGAACTGCAGCCTGTCTAATGCCGCAGAAAAGCAGGAGGTGGTGGTCAGCTACCTTCCTCTCAGCCACGTTGCAGCTCAGATGATGGATGTCTGGATACCTATGAAGATCGGGGCTTTCATCTACTTTGCTCAGCCAGATGCTCTCACG CAGGGCACCCTGATCAACACTCTGCTGGAAGTAAAGCCTACAGCCTTCCTGGGGGTGCCCCGAATTTGGGAGAAGATGCAGGAGAAGATAAAAGAAAGTGGTGCCAAATGCTCAAGCTTGAGGAAGAAGGTGTTTTCATGGGGAAGAATTATTGGCTTAAAGGTCAATACAAAAAGGATGTTTGG GGTCCACGACACTACCATGAGCTACCGCGTGGCAAAGGCCCTCGTGTTCAGCAAAGTCAGGAACGCCCTTGGCCTTGATCAATGCCAAATTCCTATCAGTGGGGCTGCACCCCTCAACCCAGAGACCTCTGAGTTCTTCCTAAGCCTGGACATACCTATAGGCGAGATGTACGGGATGAGCGAAAGCACAGGACCCCACACCACATCCAGCCGCAATAACTACAAGATTCACAG CAGCTGTGGCAAAATCATGTCTGGGTGTAAGAACATGCTGTACCAGCAGAGCAAGGATGGCACAGGGGAGATCTGCATCTGGGGTCGGCACGTCTTCATGGGCTATCTGGAGATGGAAGATGCGACCATGGAGGCCATTGATGAGGAAGGCTGGCTACACACCGGGGACCTGGGCCGTGTAGACAGTCATG AAATCCTCATCACGGCTGGCGGTGAGAACGTGGCCCCTGTTCCCATTGAGAACATGGTTAAAGAGAAGATCCCCATAATCAGTAATGCCATCTTAGTGGGAGATAAGGCAAAGTTTCTGAGCATCCTGCTGACGCTGAAG TGTGAGGTCGATAGGAGGAATGGAGAGCCACTGGACAAGCTAAGCTTGGAGGCCATTCAGTTCTGCCGGAAACTGGGGAGCCATGTGTCCACCGTCTCTGAGATTTTGGAGCTGCAGGACCCCCTGGTCTACAAGGCCATCCAGCAAGGCATAGATGCTGTGAATCAGGAAGCCATTTCCAATGCACAGAGGATCCAGAAGTGGGTCATCCTGGAGAAGGACTTTTCTGTCCACAATGGAGAGCTGG GTCCAACGACCAAGATTAGGAGACATTTTGTAACCcagaaatacagaaagcaaatTGAAAGCTTTTACCGCTGA
- the ACSBG2 gene encoding long-chain-fatty-acid--CoA ligase ACSBG2 isoform X6, which yields MASSSTMKNGLSRSQKAKSPMTREENVTDSQINMNKNKVTPRLWTIHRDGEVLLRLSKHGPGHETPLTIPEFFRESVSRFGMYPALATKNSEHWEVLNFNQYYEACRKAARALIKLGLQRFHGVGILGFNSVEWLIASLGAILAGGLCVGIYATNSADACQYVITNAKVNVLLVENDLQLQKILSIPQSRMETLKAIIQYKLPVKESNNNLYSWNDFMELGNSIPDSQLDQIIESQRANQCAVIIYTSGTLGNPKGVMLSHDNITWTAGAVAKNCSLSNAAEKQEVVVSYLPLSHVAAQMMDVWIPMKIGAFIYFAQPDALTQGTLINTLLEVKPTAFLGVPRIWEKMQEKIKESGAKCSSLRKKVFSWGRIIGLKVNTKRMFGVHDTTMSYRVAKALVFSKVRNALGLDQCQIPISGAAPLNPETSEFFLSLDIPIGEMYGMSESTGPHTTSSRNNYKIHSSCGKIMSGCKNMLYQQSKDGTGEICIWGRHVFMGYLEMEDATMEAIDEEGWLHTGDLGRVDSHGFLYITGRIKEILITAGGENVAPVPIENMVKEKIPIISNAILVGDKAKFLSILLTLKCEVDRRNGEPLDKLSLEAIQFCRKLGSHVSTVSEILELQDPLVYKAIQQGIDAVNQEAISNAQRIQKWVILEKDFSVHNGELGPTTKIRRHFVTQKYRKQIESFYR from the exons TACAATGAAGAATGGTCTCTCCAGATCTCAAAAGGCTAAAAGCCCAATGACTCGTGAAGAGAATGTTACGGATTCTcaaataaacatgaataaaaacaaag TGACACCTAGGCTGTGGACCATTCATCGAGATGGAGAagtccttctgaggctatcaaaACATGGGCCAGGCCATGAGACCCCATTAACCATCCCTGAATTTTTTCGGGAGTCAGTCAGCCGATTTGGGATGTATCCAGCCCTTGCAACAAAGAACAGTGAGCATTGGGAAGTTCTGAATTTTAACCAGTACTACGAAGCTTGTCGGAAGGCAGCAAGAGCCTTGATCAAG CTGGGCCTGCAGCGTTTCCACGGAGTTGGCATCCTGGGGTTTAACTCCGTTGAGTGGTTAATTGCTTCTCTTGGTGCCATCCTAGCAGG gGGTCTCTGTGTTGGTATTTATGCCACCAACTCTGCGGACGCTTGTCAATACGTCATTACTAATGCCAAGGTGAACGTCCTGCTGGTTGAGAATGACCTACAGCTACAGAAAATCCTTTCG ATTCCGCAAAGCAGGATGGAGACCCTAAAAGCGATCATCCAGTACAAGCTGCCAGTGAAGGAGAGCAATAATAACCTGTACTCC TGGAATGATTTCATGGAACTTGGCAATAGCATCCCCGATTCCCAGCTGGACCAGATCATAGAGAGCCAGAGGGCCAATCAGTGCGCTGTGATCATCTATACTTCTGGGACCTTAGGCAATCCCAAGGGAGTGATGCTTAGCCATGACAAC ATCACCTGGACGGCCGGGGCAGTGGCCAAGAACTGCAGCCTGTCTAATGCCGCAGAAAAGCAGGAGGTGGTGGTCAGCTACCTTCCTCTCAGCCACGTTGCAGCTCAGATGATGGATGTCTGGATACCTATGAAGATCGGGGCTTTCATCTACTTTGCTCAGCCAGATGCTCTCACG CAGGGCACCCTGATCAACACTCTGCTGGAAGTAAAGCCTACAGCCTTCCTGGGGGTGCCCCGAATTTGGGAGAAGATGCAGGAGAAGATAAAAGAAAGTGGTGCCAAATGCTCAAGCTTGAGGAAGAAGGTGTTTTCATGGGGAAGAATTATTGGCTTAAAGGTCAATACAAAAAGGATGTTTGG GGTCCACGACACTACCATGAGCTACCGCGTGGCAAAGGCCCTCGTGTTCAGCAAAGTCAGGAACGCCCTTGGCCTTGATCAATGCCAAATTCCTATCAGTGGGGCTGCACCCCTCAACCCAGAGACCTCTGAGTTCTTCCTAAGCCTGGACATACCTATAGGCGAGATGTACGGGATGAGCGAAAGCACAGGACCCCACACCACATCCAGCCGCAATAACTACAAGATTCACAG CAGCTGTGGCAAAATCATGTCTGGGTGTAAGAACATGCTGTACCAGCAGAGCAAGGATGGCACAGGGGAGATCTGCATCTGGGGTCGGCACGTCTTCATGGGCTATCTGGAGATGGAAGATGCGACCATGGAGGCCATTGATGAGGAAGGCTGGCTACACACCGGGGACCTGGGCCGTGTAGACAGTCATGGTTTCCTCTACATCACCGGCCGCATCAAAG AAATCCTCATCACGGCTGGCGGTGAGAACGTGGCCCCTGTTCCCATTGAGAACATGGTTAAAGAGAAGATCCCCATAATCAGTAATGCCATCTTAGTGGGAGATAAGGCAAAGTTTCTGAGCATCCTGCTGACGCTGAAG TGTGAGGTCGATAGGAGGAATGGAGAGCCACTGGACAAGCTAAGCTTGGAGGCCATTCAGTTCTGCCGGAAACTGGGGAGCCATGTGTCCACCGTCTCTGAGATTTTGGAGCTGCAGGACCCCCTGGTCTACAAGGCCATCCAGCAAGGCATAGATGCTGTGAATCAGGAAGCCATTTCCAATGCACAGAGGATCCAGAAGTGGGTCATCCTGGAGAAGGACTTTTCTGTCCACAATGGAGAGCTGG GTCCAACGACCAAGATTAGGAGACATTTTGTAACCcagaaatacagaaagcaaatTGAAAGCTTTTACCGCTGA
- the ACSBG2 gene encoding long-chain-fatty-acid--CoA ligase ACSBG2 isoform X7: MASSSTMKNGLSRSQKAKSPMTREENVTDSQINMNKNKVTPRLWTIHRDGEVLLRLSKHGPGHETPLTIPEFFRESVSRFGMYPALATKNSEHWEVLNFNQYYEACRKAARALIKLGLQRFHGVGILGFNSVEWLIASLGAILAGGLCVGIYATNSADACQYVITNAKVNVLLVENDLQLQKILSIPQSRMETLKAIIQYKLPVKESNNNLYSWNDFMELGNSIPDSQLDQIIESQRANQCAVIIYTSGTLGNPKGVMLSHDNITWTAGAVAKNCSLSNAAEKQEVVVSYLPLSHVAAQMMDVWIPMKIGAFIYFAQPDALTGTLINTLLEVKPTAFLGVPRIWEKMQEKIKESGAKCSSLRKKVFSWGRIIGLKVNTKRMFGVHDTTMSYRVAKALVFSKVRNALGLDQCQIPISGAAPLNPETSEFFLSLDIPIGEMYGMSESTGPHTTSSRNNYKIHSSCGKIMSGCKNMLYQQSKDGTGEICIWGRHVFMGYLEMEDATMEAIDEEGWLHTGDLGRVDSHGFLYITGRIKEILITAGGENVAPVPIENMVKEKIPIISNAILVGDKAKFLSILLTLKCEVDRRNGEPLDKLSLEAIQFCRKLGSHVSTVSEILELQDPLVYKAIQQGIDAVNQEAISNAQRIQKWVILEKDFSVHNGELGPTTKIRRHFVTQKYRKQIESFYR; the protein is encoded by the exons TACAATGAAGAATGGTCTCTCCAGATCTCAAAAGGCTAAAAGCCCAATGACTCGTGAAGAGAATGTTACGGATTCTcaaataaacatgaataaaaacaaag TGACACCTAGGCTGTGGACCATTCATCGAGATGGAGAagtccttctgaggctatcaaaACATGGGCCAGGCCATGAGACCCCATTAACCATCCCTGAATTTTTTCGGGAGTCAGTCAGCCGATTTGGGATGTATCCAGCCCTTGCAACAAAGAACAGTGAGCATTGGGAAGTTCTGAATTTTAACCAGTACTACGAAGCTTGTCGGAAGGCAGCAAGAGCCTTGATCAAG CTGGGCCTGCAGCGTTTCCACGGAGTTGGCATCCTGGGGTTTAACTCCGTTGAGTGGTTAATTGCTTCTCTTGGTGCCATCCTAGCAGG gGGTCTCTGTGTTGGTATTTATGCCACCAACTCTGCGGACGCTTGTCAATACGTCATTACTAATGCCAAGGTGAACGTCCTGCTGGTTGAGAATGACCTACAGCTACAGAAAATCCTTTCG ATTCCGCAAAGCAGGATGGAGACCCTAAAAGCGATCATCCAGTACAAGCTGCCAGTGAAGGAGAGCAATAATAACCTGTACTCC TGGAATGATTTCATGGAACTTGGCAATAGCATCCCCGATTCCCAGCTGGACCAGATCATAGAGAGCCAGAGGGCCAATCAGTGCGCTGTGATCATCTATACTTCTGGGACCTTAGGCAATCCCAAGGGAGTGATGCTTAGCCATGACAAC ATCACCTGGACGGCCGGGGCAGTGGCCAAGAACTGCAGCCTGTCTAATGCCGCAGAAAAGCAGGAGGTGGTGGTCAGCTACCTTCCTCTCAGCCACGTTGCAGCTCAGATGATGGATGTCTGGATACCTATGAAGATCGGGGCTTTCATCTACTTTGCTCAGCCAGATGCTCTCACG GGCACCCTGATCAACACTCTGCTGGAAGTAAAGCCTACAGCCTTCCTGGGGGTGCCCCGAATTTGGGAGAAGATGCAGGAGAAGATAAAAGAAAGTGGTGCCAAATGCTCAAGCTTGAGGAAGAAGGTGTTTTCATGGGGAAGAATTATTGGCTTAAAGGTCAATACAAAAAGGATGTTTGG GGTCCACGACACTACCATGAGCTACCGCGTGGCAAAGGCCCTCGTGTTCAGCAAAGTCAGGAACGCCCTTGGCCTTGATCAATGCCAAATTCCTATCAGTGGGGCTGCACCCCTCAACCCAGAGACCTCTGAGTTCTTCCTAAGCCTGGACATACCTATAGGCGAGATGTACGGGATGAGCGAAAGCACAGGACCCCACACCACATCCAGCCGCAATAACTACAAGATTCACAG CAGCTGTGGCAAAATCATGTCTGGGTGTAAGAACATGCTGTACCAGCAGAGCAAGGATGGCACAGGGGAGATCTGCATCTGGGGTCGGCACGTCTTCATGGGCTATCTGGAGATGGAAGATGCGACCATGGAGGCCATTGATGAGGAAGGCTGGCTACACACCGGGGACCTGGGCCGTGTAGACAGTCATGGTTTCCTCTACATCACCGGCCGCATCAAAG AAATCCTCATCACGGCTGGCGGTGAGAACGTGGCCCCTGTTCCCATTGAGAACATGGTTAAAGAGAAGATCCCCATAATCAGTAATGCCATCTTAGTGGGAGATAAGGCAAAGTTTCTGAGCATCCTGCTGACGCTGAAG TGTGAGGTCGATAGGAGGAATGGAGAGCCACTGGACAAGCTAAGCTTGGAGGCCATTCAGTTCTGCCGGAAACTGGGGAGCCATGTGTCCACCGTCTCTGAGATTTTGGAGCTGCAGGACCCCCTGGTCTACAAGGCCATCCAGCAAGGCATAGATGCTGTGAATCAGGAAGCCATTTCCAATGCACAGAGGATCCAGAAGTGGGTCATCCTGGAGAAGGACTTTTCTGTCCACAATGGAGAGCTGG GTCCAACGACCAAGATTAGGAGACATTTTGTAACCcagaaatacagaaagcaaatTGAAAGCTTTTACCGCTGA
- the ACSBG2 gene encoding long-chain-fatty-acid--CoA ligase ACSBG2 isoform X10 — translation MASSSTMKNGLSRSQKAKSPMTREENVTDSQINMNKNKVTPRLWTIHRDGEVLLRLSKHGPGHETPLTIPEFFRESVSRFGMYPALATKNSEHWEVLNFNQYYEACRKAARALIKLGLQRFHGVGILGFNSVEWLIASLGAILAGGLCVGIYATNSADACQYVITNAKVNVLLVENDLQLQKILSAHSERERGRDIGRGRSRLHAPGAQRGIQSQIPQSRMETLKAIIQYKLPVKESNNNLYSWNDFMELGNSIPDSQLDQIIESQRANQCAVIIYTSGTLGNPKGVMLSHDNITWTAGAVAKNCSLSNAAEKQEVVVSYLPLSHVAAQMMDVWIPMKIGAFIYFAQPDALTQGTLINTLLEVKPTAFLGVPRIWEKMQEKIKESGAKCSSLRKKVFSWGRIIGLKVNTKRMFGVHDTTMSYRVAKALVFSKVRNALGLDQCQIPISGAAPLNPETSEFFLSLDIPIGEMYGMSESTGPHTTSSRNNYKIHSSCGKIMSGCKNMLYQQSKDGTGEICIWGRHVFMGYLEMEDATMEAIDEEGWLHTGDLGRVDSHGFLYITGRIKEILITAGGENVAPVPIENMVKEKIPIISNAILVGDKAKFLSILLTLKVQRPRLGDIL, via the exons TACAATGAAGAATGGTCTCTCCAGATCTCAAAAGGCTAAAAGCCCAATGACTCGTGAAGAGAATGTTACGGATTCTcaaataaacatgaataaaaacaaag TGACACCTAGGCTGTGGACCATTCATCGAGATGGAGAagtccttctgaggctatcaaaACATGGGCCAGGCCATGAGACCCCATTAACCATCCCTGAATTTTTTCGGGAGTCAGTCAGCCGATTTGGGATGTATCCAGCCCTTGCAACAAAGAACAGTGAGCATTGGGAAGTTCTGAATTTTAACCAGTACTACGAAGCTTGTCGGAAGGCAGCAAGAGCCTTGATCAAG CTGGGCCTGCAGCGTTTCCACGGAGTTGGCATCCTGGGGTTTAACTCCGTTGAGTGGTTAATTGCTTCTCTTGGTGCCATCCTAGCAGG gGGTCTCTGTGTTGGTATTTATGCCACCAACTCTGCGGACGCTTGTCAATACGTCATTACTAATGCCAAGGTGAACGTCCTGCTGGTTGAGAATGACCTACAGCTACAGAAAATCCTTTCG gcacacagtgagagagagagaggcagagacataggcagagggagaagcaggctccatgcaccgggagcccaacgtgggattcaatcccag ATTCCGCAAAGCAGGATGGAGACCCTAAAAGCGATCATCCAGTACAAGCTGCCAGTGAAGGAGAGCAATAATAACCTGTACTCC TGGAATGATTTCATGGAACTTGGCAATAGCATCCCCGATTCCCAGCTGGACCAGATCATAGAGAGCCAGAGGGCCAATCAGTGCGCTGTGATCATCTATACTTCTGGGACCTTAGGCAATCCCAAGGGAGTGATGCTTAGCCATGACAAC ATCACCTGGACGGCCGGGGCAGTGGCCAAGAACTGCAGCCTGTCTAATGCCGCAGAAAAGCAGGAGGTGGTGGTCAGCTACCTTCCTCTCAGCCACGTTGCAGCTCAGATGATGGATGTCTGGATACCTATGAAGATCGGGGCTTTCATCTACTTTGCTCAGCCAGATGCTCTCACG CAGGGCACCCTGATCAACACTCTGCTGGAAGTAAAGCCTACAGCCTTCCTGGGGGTGCCCCGAATTTGGGAGAAGATGCAGGAGAAGATAAAAGAAAGTGGTGCCAAATGCTCAAGCTTGAGGAAGAAGGTGTTTTCATGGGGAAGAATTATTGGCTTAAAGGTCAATACAAAAAGGATGTTTGG GGTCCACGACACTACCATGAGCTACCGCGTGGCAAAGGCCCTCGTGTTCAGCAAAGTCAGGAACGCCCTTGGCCTTGATCAATGCCAAATTCCTATCAGTGGGGCTGCACCCCTCAACCCAGAGACCTCTGAGTTCTTCCTAAGCCTGGACATACCTATAGGCGAGATGTACGGGATGAGCGAAAGCACAGGACCCCACACCACATCCAGCCGCAATAACTACAAGATTCACAG CAGCTGTGGCAAAATCATGTCTGGGTGTAAGAACATGCTGTACCAGCAGAGCAAGGATGGCACAGGGGAGATCTGCATCTGGGGTCGGCACGTCTTCATGGGCTATCTGGAGATGGAAGATGCGACCATGGAGGCCATTGATGAGGAAGGCTGGCTACACACCGGGGACCTGGGCCGTGTAGACAGTCATGGTTTCCTCTACATCACCGGCCGCATCAAAG AAATCCTCATCACGGCTGGCGGTGAGAACGTGGCCCCTGTTCCCATTGAGAACATGGTTAAAGAGAAGATCCCCATAATCAGTAATGCCATCTTAGTGGGAGATAAGGCAAAGTTTCTGAGCATCCTGCTGACGCTGAAG GTCCAACGACCAAGATTAGGAGACATTTTGTAA